Proteins found in one Vallitalea guaymasensis genomic segment:
- a CDS encoding RnfABCDGE type electron transport complex subunit G, whose translation MKNNIVKDALILFAITVCAGLLLGLTYTVTKEPIAMQQIKIRDAALNSVIKDADFEQIEEDLSKQPVITEIYEASRNDEVVGYAFKLVTKEGYGGDIELIVGINADSTISGIDIIKHSETPGLGANADNDKFKDQFVAKPTKQLTVVKDGADTDTEIDALSGATISSRAVTNAVNAASDYFNSNFSKGAQ comes from the coding sequence ATGAAAAATAATATTGTTAAAGATGCCTTGATTCTATTTGCTATTACAGTATGTGCTGGTTTACTGCTTGGTCTAACATATACTGTGACTAAAGAACCTATAGCGATGCAGCAGATAAAAATTAGAGATGCTGCTCTTAACAGTGTAATAAAAGATGCAGATTTTGAACAGATTGAAGAAGATCTATCAAAGCAGCCAGTTATTACTGAGATCTATGAGGCTAGTAGAAATGATGAAGTTGTTGGTTATGCTTTTAAATTAGTTACTAAAGAAGGCTACGGTGGAGATATAGAATTAATCGTAGGTATTAATGCAGATAGTACCATTTCAGGCATCGACATCATAAAACACAGTGAAACACCTGGTCTTGGTGCTAATGCTGATAATGACAAGTTTAAGGATCAGTTCGTGGCAAAGCCTACAAAACAGTTGACTGTAGTTAAAGATGGAGCGGATACTGATACTGAGATAGATGCACTAAGTGGTGCAACAATATCTTCTAGAGCAGTAACTAATGCTGTTAATGCAGCTAGTGATTATTTTAATAGTAATTTTAGTAAGGGGGCACAGTAA
- the rsxE gene encoding electron transport complex subunit RsxE — translation MKLGKVFKNGLIDENPTFVQVLGMCPTLAVTTSAFNGIGMGLATTVVLLFSNLVISLLRNIIPSKVRIPAFIVIIASFVTMVDLFLQGFVPALYNALGLFIPLIVVNCIVLARAEAFAAKNGALPAIVDGVSMGLGFTFALTIIGFVRELFGAGTVLSGTALETYVMPAGYEPITIMILAPGAFIVLGLLFAIFNKIKDKDSKKA, via the coding sequence ATGAAACTAGGTAAAGTATTCAAAAATGGATTAATCGATGAAAATCCAACTTTTGTTCAAGTATTAGGAATGTGTCCAACACTCGCGGTAACGACTTCAGCTTTTAACGGAATTGGTATGGGACTTGCTACTACAGTGGTATTGTTGTTTTCTAATCTAGTAATATCTCTACTTAGAAATATCATACCTTCAAAAGTTAGGATTCCAGCATTCATTGTTATTATAGCATCATTTGTTACAATGGTAGATTTGTTCTTACAAGGTTTTGTACCTGCATTATATAATGCACTTGGATTATTTATACCACTTATTGTTGTTAACTGTATCGTTCTTGCAAGAGCAGAAGCATTTGCAGCAAAAAATGGTGCTTTACCAGCAATTGTTGATGGTGTTTCAATGGGACTTGGTTTTACATTTGCCTTAACAATCATCGGATTCGTTAGAGAACTATTTGGTGCTGGAACTGTACTTAGTGGTACTGCTCTTGAGACTTATGTAATGCCAGCAGGTTATGAACCAATTACAATTATGATTTTAGCTCCTGGCGCTTTTATAGTACTTGGATTATTATTTGCTATATTCAACAAAATAAAAGACAAAGATTCTAAGAAAGCGTAG
- the rsxA gene encoding electron transport complex subunit RsxA yields the protein MELLLLFIGAILVNNVVLTRFLGICPFLGVSKKVETSFGMGLAVTFVMTLASIISYLVYKFILVTFHIEYLYTIAFILVIASLVQLVEMIIQKSSPSLYQALGVYLPLITTNCAVLGVAVINMQAEYSLIKSIINGFGTAVGFTLAIVILAGIRERIEFNDIPKSFKGYPIVLITAGLMAIAFLGFSGLIK from the coding sequence ATGGAATTATTATTACTTTTTATTGGTGCAATATTGGTTAATAATGTTGTACTTACAAGGTTTTTAGGAATATGTCCTTTTCTAGGAGTATCCAAGAAAGTAGAGACTTCATTTGGAATGGGACTCGCAGTTACATTTGTTATGACTTTAGCGTCTATAATATCATATTTAGTATATAAATTCATTTTGGTGACTTTCCATATAGAATACTTATATACTATTGCATTCATACTTGTAATAGCTTCATTAGTACAACTTGTTGAGATGATTATTCAAAAAAGTAGCCCATCACTCTACCAAGCATTAGGTGTTTATTTACCACTTATCACTACTAACTGTGCTGTGCTTGGTGTTGCTGTTATAAATATGCAAGCTGAATATTCATTAATCAAAAGTATCATTAATGGATTTGGAACAGCTGTAGGTTTTACTCTTGCTATTGTTATTCTAGCAGGTATTAGAGAGAGAATTGAATTCAATGATATACCTAAATCATTTAAAGGCTATCCGATAGTACTTATTACAGCTGGATTAATGGCAATTGCATTCTTAGGCTTCTCAGGTCTTATTAAATAA
- a CDS encoding RnfABCDGE type electron transport complex subunit B has product MEWTSILYPALSIGGLGIVFGLGLGVAAKKFAVEVDPKVPKVRDILPGANCGGCGYAGCDAFAKAVVEGNAKPNGCPVGGSDVAAKISTLLGIESTDDAKKVAFVKCQGTCDKAREKYEYVGVMDCKNANFLQGNGSKACEYGCLGLGSCVNACMFDAIHIVDGIAQVDEEKCTSCGMCIEACPKSLIELVPYDNNIRVECNSNNKGKDVKLSCDVGCIGCRLCTKVCEFDAISVENNLAKIDYDKCTGCMKCVEKCPTHAITVKEQV; this is encoded by the coding sequence ATGGAATGGACTAGTATATTATATCCTGCCTTAAGTATAGGGGGACTAGGTATTGTCTTCGGTTTAGGTCTGGGAGTTGCAGCGAAAAAATTTGCTGTTGAGGTTGACCCCAAAGTACCTAAAGTAAGAGATATACTTCCAGGTGCTAACTGTGGTGGATGTGGATATGCAGGTTGTGATGCATTTGCAAAAGCTGTAGTTGAAGGTAATGCTAAACCAAATGGATGTCCTGTAGGCGGTTCAGATGTTGCGGCAAAAATATCTACTCTACTTGGTATAGAGAGTACTGATGATGCTAAAAAAGTCGCTTTTGTAAAATGTCAAGGAACATGTGATAAAGCTAGAGAAAAATATGAGTATGTAGGAGTTATGGATTGTAAAAATGCTAACTTTCTACAAGGAAATGGTTCAAAAGCATGTGAATATGGTTGTTTAGGACTTGGAAGTTGTGTTAATGCATGTATGTTTGATGCAATTCATATTGTAGATGGGATCGCTCAAGTTGATGAAGAGAAATGTACTTCATGTGGTATGTGTATTGAAGCATGTCCTAAGAGCTTGATAGAACTTGTACCATATGACAATAATATTAGAGTTGAATGTAACTCCAATAACAAAGGAAAAGATGTTAAATTAAGTTGTGACGTTGGTTGTATCGGCTGTCGCTTATGTACTAAGGTTTGTGAGTTTGATGCAATAAGTGTTGAAAATAATTTAGCAAAAATTGATTATGATAAATGTACCGGTTGTATGAAATGTGTAGAAAAGTGTCCAACACACGCAATTACAGTAAAAGAGCAGGTTTAA
- a CDS encoding DUF4321 domain-containing protein, with protein MSYRRTNKNGWALFLLILAGIVLGGFLGSLAKNVEWLRWLNYGLEFGMENPVKLNLEVLVLVLQLNFKITITSILGIIAGILVYRKL; from the coding sequence ATGAGTTACAGAAGAACTAATAAAAATGGATGGGCGCTATTTCTACTCATACTAGCTGGTATCGTTTTAGGAGGATTTTTGGGTTCTCTTGCAAAGAATGTCGAATGGCTTAGATGGCTTAATTATGGACTAGAATTCGGGATGGAAAATCCAGTAAAATTGAATCTAGAAGTTTTAGTACTTGTTTTACAGTTGAATTTCAAGATTACTATTACAAGTATTTTGGGTATAATTGCTGGTATACTTGTTTATAGAAAATTATAA
- a CDS encoding Maf family protein: MKNIILASKSPRRKELLERLNLDFDIKVSQVDEDSFEQDIPWKFVEKLAYEKANSVSKIADNDSLVIGCDTVVVYEDKILGKPRDTGQAREYLEKLSGKKHLVYSGIAILDKNSDENYISHEVTEVYMKELNEEEITCYISTGEPLDKAGAYGIQGVGSILIEKINGDYYNVMGLPLNKLYKGLSKLGVNYFQIVK; the protein is encoded by the coding sequence TTGAAAAATATTATTTTAGCTTCCAAATCCCCCAGAAGAAAAGAATTGCTTGAAAGACTTAATTTAGATTTTGATATAAAAGTAAGTCAGGTGGATGAAGATAGCTTTGAGCAAGATATACCATGGAAATTTGTTGAAAAGCTTGCATATGAAAAGGCTAATAGCGTTTCTAAAATAGCTGATAATGATTCTTTGGTAATAGGTTGTGATACAGTAGTAGTTTATGAAGACAAGATACTAGGAAAACCAAGAGATACTGGACAAGCCAGGGAGTACTTGGAAAAATTATCTGGAAAGAAACATTTAGTTTATTCAGGTATCGCTATATTGGACAAGAACTCTGATGAAAATTATATATCTCATGAAGTTACAGAAGTATATATGAAAGAATTGAATGAGGAAGAGATAACTTGTTATATAAGCACAGGCGAACCGCTAGATAAAGCTGGTGCATACGGTATTCAAGGGGTAGGATCAATTTTAATTGAAAAGATAAATGGTGACTATTATAATGTAATGGGATTGCCGTTAAATAAATTATATAAAGGATTAAGTAAACTAGGGGTTAATTATTTTCAGATTGTTAAGTAA
- the radC gene encoding RadC family protein, which translates to MEIDSRMRVKDLPLSERPYEKLETCGPGSLSDAELLAIVIKSGSKKERSIELAQRILGIKKQGIRGIYELSLEDLQKVSGIGRVKSIQIKAIAELSKRISKNNAVTKFKISSPGTIASIFMEELRYLKQEHLKIVFLDTKNQIISDKFLTVGTVNASLINPREVFIEALKHNAVHVILLHNHPSGDPTPSREDILITKRIINAGDIIGIKLLDHIIIGDGNYISLKEQGIFQN; encoded by the coding sequence ATGGAAATCGACAGTAGGATGAGGGTTAAAGATCTGCCTTTATCAGAGAGACCTTACGAAAAGCTAGAGACTTGTGGTCCAGGTTCACTATCTGATGCAGAATTACTAGCTATTGTTATAAAAAGTGGTTCTAAAAAGGAACGTTCCATTGAATTAGCTCAAAGAATACTGGGAATCAAAAAACAAGGTATAAGGGGAATATACGAATTGTCTTTAGAAGATTTACAGAAAGTATCTGGTATTGGAAGAGTTAAATCAATACAAATCAAAGCTATTGCAGAATTGTCAAAGCGTATTTCTAAAAATAATGCAGTTACGAAATTCAAGATTTCTTCTCCAGGAACGATTGCGTCCATTTTTATGGAAGAGCTTAGATATCTAAAGCAAGAGCATTTGAAAATTGTATTTCTAGATACTAAAAATCAAATTATATCCGATAAATTTCTTACAGTAGGAACAGTTAATGCTTCATTAATTAATCCTAGAGAGGTGTTTATTGAAGCGCTAAAACATAATGCAGTACATGTGATCTTGTTGCATAATCACCCTAGTGGTGATCCGACTCCTAGTAGAGAGGATATTTTGATTACAAAAAGAATAATTAATGCAGGAGACATTATTGGAATAAAATTATTAGACCACATTATAATTGGAGATGGTAATTATATCAGCTTAAAAGAGCAAGGCATATTTCAAAATTAA
- the mreB gene encoding rod shape-determining protein, translating to MFSRELGFDLGTSVMHISQRDKGIVLDEPEIIAIDKSKKDIVAVGEEAYEMLEKTPAHIIMNSPVQYGVVADFDNMGKLLKMQLRNLKMGKKFSNNVAIVSVPNDVSEVERKALYDLFVHSGFRFKRVYLIEKPVAAAVGAGIEVLKPYGNMIVDIGGGTTEVSVVSLGGIVISKLLKVGGNKFDDDIKNYVKRKYSIYIGKKSAEKIKKEIGYVFIDEEEEIISTEVVGRDVVTGLPKRVTVTNEDIDIALKEDINVIIDAIKYILEKTPPELSSDILETGVYLTGGSSLLGNLDVLIKNETSLSINLVENPKECVVNGIDTILRDMKQYEEILISSKRENKLR from the coding sequence ATGTTTAGTAGAGAATTAGGATTTGATTTGGGTACATCAGTTATGCATATCAGTCAAAGAGATAAGGGCATTGTATTAGATGAACCTGAGATTATTGCTATAGATAAGAGTAAAAAAGACATTGTTGCTGTAGGAGAAGAAGCTTATGAAATGTTGGAAAAGACACCAGCTCATATTATTATGAATAGCCCTGTTCAATATGGGGTAGTTGCTGACTTTGATAACATGGGTAAGCTGCTTAAAATGCAATTGAGAAATCTTAAAATGGGAAAAAAATTCTCTAATAATGTTGCAATAGTCAGTGTCCCTAATGATGTATCAGAAGTTGAAAGAAAAGCTTTATACGATTTATTTGTCCATTCAGGATTTAGATTCAAAAGGGTTTATCTTATAGAGAAACCAGTAGCAGCTGCTGTAGGTGCAGGAATCGAAGTTCTAAAACCTTATGGTAATATGATAGTTGATATTGGTGGAGGTACTACTGAAGTTTCGGTTGTTTCCCTTGGAGGTATTGTTATAAGTAAATTATTAAAAGTAGGTGGTAACAAATTTGATGATGATATAAAAAACTATGTCAAGAGAAAATATAGTATTTATATTGGTAAAAAATCAGCTGAAAAAATCAAAAAAGAAATTGGATATGTTTTTATAGATGAAGAAGAAGAAATTATATCTACTGAAGTAGTTGGAAGAGATGTAGTTACTGGACTACCTAAGAGAGTAACTGTTACAAATGAAGATATTGATATTGCTTTGAAAGAGGATATTAATGTTATAATAGATGCTATTAAATACATTTTAGAAAAGACTCCACCAGAGTTATCTTCTGATATATTGGAAACAGGTGTATATCTAACTGGGGGAAGTTCACTTCTGGGAAATTTAGATGTGTTAATAAAAAATGAAACTTCTCTGTCAATTAATTTAGTAGAAAATCCAAAAGAATGTGTTGTAAATGGAATAGATACAATTCTTAGAGATATGAAACAATACGAAGAGATATTAATATCATCAAAACGTGAAAATAAGTTAAGATAG
- the mreC gene encoding rod shape-determining protein MreC: MLKKKKFPVKYILLLMTLICLVLIIFTWESRSKVSPVENSIASVVVPIQKGVNVFGDWVIDKVNFVKNINSLESMNKELQDEVDKLRYENKILQQDKIELDRLRDLYALDKKYPSYPKIGASVIGKEGNWYDVFEIDKGTDDGLKVNMVVIAGNGLVGHIFEVGKNYAKVKSIIDDSSKVSAKILRTSDTCVVQGEKQYSGSCKVDFIEGSASIIKGDEIVTSHLSEIYPPGILIGIIKDIQENPNKLNKSAVIEPVVDFKHLEEVLVINQVWKEK, from the coding sequence ATGCTCAAGAAGAAAAAGTTTCCAGTAAAGTATATTCTGTTATTGATGACACTGATATGTTTGGTTCTTATTATTTTTACATGGGAATCCCGCTCAAAAGTAAGTCCTGTAGAAAATAGTATAGCAAGTGTTGTAGTACCTATACAAAAAGGTGTTAATGTATTTGGTGATTGGGTTATTGATAAGGTCAATTTTGTAAAAAATATTAACTCTCTTGAGAGTATGAATAAAGAATTGCAAGATGAAGTAGATAAGTTACGCTATGAAAATAAAATACTTCAACAAGATAAGATTGAACTTGATAGACTAAGAGATTTATACGCATTGGATAAAAAGTATCCAAGTTACCCTAAAATAGGTGCTTCAGTAATTGGAAAAGAAGGTAATTGGTATGATGTCTTTGAAATTGATAAAGGAACTGATGATGGTTTAAAAGTTAATATGGTTGTTATTGCAGGAAATGGTCTAGTTGGACACATTTTTGAAGTAGGTAAGAATTATGCCAAAGTTAAATCTATTATTGATGATTCAAGTAAGGTAAGTGCTAAGATATTAAGAACCTCTGATACCTGTGTAGTTCAAGGGGAAAAACAATATTCTGGAAGTTGTAAAGTAGATTTTATTGAAGGATCAGCAAGTATAATAAAGGGTGATGAAATAGTGACATCACATTTATCAGAAATCTACCCACCAGGTATTTTGATAGGTATCATAAAAGATATACAAGAAAATCCTAATAAGTTGAATAAATCTGCTGTCATTGAGCCTGTAGTTGATTTTAAACATTTAGAAGAAGTTTTAGTTATTAATCAAGTATGGAAAGAAAAGTAA